A genome region from Pseudomonas helmanticensis includes the following:
- the gatB gene encoding Asp-tRNA(Asn)/Glu-tRNA(Gln) amidotransferase subunit GatB encodes MQWEVVIGLEIHTQLTTRSKIFSGSSTTFGSEPNTQASLIDLGMPGVLPVLNQEAVRMAVMFGLAIDAEIGQHNVFARKNYFYPDLPKGYQISQMELPIVGKGHLDIALEDGTVKRVGITRAHLEEDAGKSLHEEFNGATGIDLNRAGTPLLEIVSEPDMRSAKEAVAYVKAVHALVRYLGICDGNMAEGSLRCDCNVSIRPKGQVEFGTRCEIKNVNSFRFIEKAINSEIQRQIELIEDGGKVIQQTRLYDPNKDETRPMRSKEEANDYRYFPDPDLLPVIIEESFLGEVRATLPELPPQKRERFQEQFGLSVYDASVLATSREQADYFEKVAAIGGDAKLAANWVMVELGSLLNKQGLDIDESPVSAELLGGMLQRIKDNTISGKIAKVVFEAMANGEGSADEIIEKRGLKQVTDSGAISAVLDEMLAANAEQVEQYRAADEAKRGKMFGFFVGQAMKASKGKANPQQVNELLKSKLEG; translated from the coding sequence ATGCAATGGGAAGTCGTGATCGGGCTGGAGATTCATACTCAGCTCACTACCCGGTCGAAAATCTTTTCCGGTAGTTCCACCACGTTCGGCTCCGAGCCGAACACCCAAGCCAGCCTGATCGACCTGGGCATGCCCGGTGTATTGCCGGTGCTGAACCAGGAAGCCGTGCGTATGGCGGTGATGTTCGGTCTGGCGATTGACGCCGAGATCGGTCAGCACAACGTGTTCGCGCGTAAAAACTACTTCTACCCGGATCTGCCGAAGGGCTATCAGATCAGCCAGATGGAATTGCCGATTGTTGGCAAAGGCCACCTGGACATCGCCCTCGAAGATGGCACGGTCAAACGCGTCGGCATCACCCGCGCGCACCTGGAAGAAGATGCCGGCAAGAGCCTGCACGAAGAATTCAACGGTGCTACCGGCATCGACCTGAACCGTGCCGGCACGCCGCTGCTGGAAATCGTTTCCGAGCCGGACATGCGCAGTGCCAAGGAAGCCGTGGCTTACGTCAAGGCAGTCCACGCGCTGGTGCGTTACCTGGGCATCTGCGACGGCAACATGGCCGAAGGCTCGCTGCGTTGCGACTGCAACGTGTCGATCCGTCCGAAAGGCCAGGTTGAATTCGGCACGCGTTGCGAGATCAAGAACGTCAATTCGTTCCGTTTCATCGAGAAGGCGATCAACTCCGAGATCCAGCGTCAGATCGAGCTGATCGAAGACGGCGGCAAAGTGATCCAGCAGACCCGTCTGTACGATCCGAACAAGGACGAGACCCGTCCGATGCGTTCGAAAGAGGAAGCCAACGACTACCGTTACTTCCCAGATCCGGACCTGCTGCCGGTGATCATCGAAGAGTCGTTCCTCGGTGAGGTCCGCGCCACCCTGCCGGAACTGCCTCCGCAAAAACGCGAGCGTTTCCAGGAGCAATTCGGTCTGTCGGTCTATGACGCCAGCGTCCTGGCCACCAGCCGCGAACAAGCCGATTACTTCGAGAAAGTCGCGGCCATCGGCGGCGACGCCAAACTGGCGGCGAACTGGGTGATGGTCGAGTTGGGCAGCCTGCTCAACAAACAAGGCCTGGACATCGACGAGTCGCCGGTTTCGGCGGAACTGTTGGGCGGCATGCTGCAACGCATCAAGGACAACACCATCTCCGGCAAGATCGCCAAGGTGGTGTTCGAAGCGATGGCCAACGGTGAAGGCAGCGCAGACGAGATCATCGAAAAGCGTGGCCTGAAGCAGGTGACCGACAGCGGCGCGATCTCGGCCGTGCTCGACGAAATGCTCGCGGCCAACGCCGAGCAGGTTGAACAGTACCGTGCGGCTGATGAAGCCAAACGCGGCAAGATGTTCGGCTTCTTTGTTGGCCAGGCGATGAAAGCGTCGAAAGGCAAGGCCAACCCGCAGCAAGTGAACGAACTGCTGAAAAGCAAGCTCGAAGGCTGA
- a CDS encoding septal ring lytic transglycosylase RlpA family protein, with product MKRLFISCALLSLLAGCASTDIIDPHGYDQTGVASYYGAKHHGKRTASGEAFNQNSLTAAHRQLPFGTRVKITNLKNDESVVVRINDRGPHTRGRLIDVSRAAAEQLGMLRSGTARVRVQALDD from the coding sequence ATGAAGCGTTTGTTCATCAGCTGCGCCCTGCTCTCCTTGCTGGCCGGTTGCGCCAGCACCGACATCATCGACCCGCACGGTTACGACCAGACCGGCGTCGCCTCCTATTACGGTGCCAAGCACCACGGTAAACGCACCGCCAGTGGCGAAGCGTTCAACCAGAATTCCCTGACCGCCGCCCACCGCCAGCTACCCTTTGGCACGCGGGTGAAGATCACCAACCTGAAAAACGATGAATCCGTCGTGGTTCGCATCAACGACCGCGGCCCGCACACCCGTGGCCGTCTGATCGATGTGTCACGCGCGGCCGCCGAACAGCTCGGCATGCTGCGCAGCGGCACCGCGCGGGTGCGCGTACAGGCCCTCGACGACTGA
- a CDS encoding calcium/sodium antiporter has translation MIELLAGLCLLIFGAELMVRAAVRLAERLHVRPLIIGLTIVALGSSAPQMAVSVQAALAHNPDIAVSSVVGSSIFNILVTLGLSALIIPLRVSRQLVRLDIPLMIGASLLVFVLAWNEEIGRFDGILLLATLALYLGLLLRQSRHSTRPHSEQTDTAPASWIGSSLMIIAGLAMLVFAGHLLLGAAVVVATDLGFSERVIGLTVVAVGTSLPELATSLIAALRGQRDIAVGNVIGANLFNLLGVLGLTALIAPTPLSVSPNALDFDLPVMLGVAALCLPVFYSGYRVTRAEGLLLLGLYLAYGLHVVSFTTGMPLAGKLERLMLFYVLPALLMFLLFTSIRAWRHQHHKSDKP, from the coding sequence GTGATCGAACTGCTTGCCGGCCTGTGCCTGCTGATCTTCGGCGCCGAGCTGATGGTGCGTGCGGCGGTGCGTCTGGCCGAGCGCCTGCACGTGCGCCCGTTGATCATCGGCCTGACCATCGTCGCCCTCGGCAGCAGCGCACCGCAGATGGCGGTCAGTGTGCAGGCGGCGTTGGCGCACAACCCCGACATTGCGGTCAGCAGTGTGGTCGGCAGCAGCATCTTCAACATCCTCGTCACCCTCGGCCTGTCGGCGCTGATCATTCCGCTGCGCGTCTCCCGGCAACTGGTGCGCCTCGATATTCCGCTGATGATCGGCGCCAGCCTGCTGGTGTTCGTGCTCGCCTGGAATGAAGAGATCGGCCGCTTCGACGGCATTCTGCTGCTGGCCACCCTGGCGCTATACCTGGGCTTGCTGTTGCGCCAGTCACGCCACTCGACGCGACCACATTCTGAACAGACAGACACCGCGCCGGCCTCCTGGATCGGCAGTTCGTTGATGATCATCGCCGGCCTCGCCATGCTGGTGTTCGCCGGGCACCTGCTGCTGGGCGCCGCCGTGGTGGTGGCGACGGACCTCGGCTTCTCGGAGCGGGTGATCGGCCTTACCGTGGTCGCCGTTGGCACCTCGCTACCGGAACTGGCAACCTCGCTGATCGCGGCATTGCGCGGACAACGCGACATCGCCGTGGGCAACGTCATCGGCGCCAACCTGTTCAACTTGCTCGGCGTACTCGGCCTGACCGCGTTGATCGCGCCGACGCCACTGTCGGTATCGCCGAACGCACTGGATTTCGACCTGCCGGTGATGCTCGGCGTCGCCGCGTTGTGCCTGCCGGTGTTCTATTCCGGCTACCGCGTGACCCGCGCCGAGGGGTTGTTGTTGCTGGGTTTGTATCTGGCTTACGGGTTGCACGTGGTGTCGTTCACCACCGGCATGCCGCTGGCCGGCAAACTTGAGCGCTTGATGCTGTTTTATGTCCTGCCGGCGCTGTTGATGTTTCTGCTGTTCACGTCGATCCGCGCCTGGCGCCACCAACACCACAAGAGTGATAAACCATGA
- a CDS encoding carboxymuconolactone decarboxylase family protein, with protein sequence MTESKKSGVEVRRQVMGDAFVDRALDNATEFTQPLQDFVNEHAWGGVWNREGLPLKTRSLITLAALTALKCPQELKGHVRGALNNGCTVDEIREALLHCAVYAGVPAAIDAFRAAQEVIDTYEKS encoded by the coding sequence ATGACCGAATCGAAGAAGTCCGGGGTTGAAGTTCGCCGCCAGGTAATGGGCGATGCGTTTGTTGATCGAGCGTTGGATAACGCCACCGAGTTCACCCAGCCGCTGCAGGATTTCGTCAATGAACACGCGTGGGGCGGCGTGTGGAATCGTGAAGGTTTGCCGCTGAAGACGCGCAGCTTGATCACCCTCGCCGCGCTGACGGCGTTGAAGTGCCCGCAGGAGTTGAAAGGCCATGTGCGTGGTGCGCTGAACAACGGTTGCACGGTGGATGAGATTCGCGAGGCGCTGCTGCATTGCGCGGTGTATGCCGGCGTGCCGGCGGCGATTGACGCATTTCGCGCGGCGCAGGAAGTGATCGATACCTACGAGAAGAGCTGA
- a CDS encoding AEC family transporter has protein sequence MLAIFLETLNITAPVFAMLFLGVLLKRIDWINDNFIHTASSLVFNVTMPALLFLGILHADLHAALQPSLLIYFSLATLVSFALAWGWAIFKCPREDRGIYTQGAFRGNNGVIGLALAASMYGDYGISLGAILAALVILFYNTLSTIVLAVYSPVIKSDPWSICKSVFSNPLIISVIAAAPFAYFKIGLPGWLETSGQYLAQTTLPLALICIGGTLSLAALRKSGNMALSSSLVKMIGLPVLATLGAWLWGFRGAELGILFLYFGSPTAAASFVMARAAQGNHELAAAIIVLTTLMAAITTNVGIFVLQWGGWI, from the coding sequence ATGCTGGCAATCTTCCTCGAAACCCTGAACATCACCGCGCCGGTATTTGCCATGTTGTTTCTCGGTGTGCTGCTCAAGCGCATCGACTGGATCAACGACAACTTCATTCACACCGCCTCCTCGCTGGTGTTCAACGTGACCATGCCGGCGCTGCTGTTCCTCGGCATTCTGCATGCCGATCTGCACGCCGCGTTGCAACCGTCCCTGCTGATCTACTTCTCCCTCGCCACGCTGGTGAGCTTTGCCCTGGCCTGGGGCTGGGCGATTTTCAAATGCCCGCGCGAAGATCGCGGTATCTACACCCAAGGCGCATTTCGCGGTAACAACGGCGTGATCGGTCTGGCACTGGCGGCGAGCATGTACGGCGATTACGGGATTTCCCTCGGCGCGATTCTCGCGGCGCTGGTGATCCTGTTCTACAACACGCTGTCGACCATCGTGTTGGCGGTGTACAGCCCGGTGATCAAGTCCGATCCGTGGAGCATCTGCAAAAGCGTGTTCAGCAATCCGCTGATCATCAGCGTGATCGCGGCGGCGCCGTTTGCTTATTTCAAGATCGGTTTGCCGGGCTGGCTGGAGACTTCCGGCCAGTATCTGGCGCAGACCACGTTACCGCTGGCGCTGATCTGCATCGGCGGCACCCTGTCGCTGGCAGCGCTGCGCAAGAGCGGCAACATGGCGCTGAGTTCAAGCCTGGTGAAGATGATCGGTTTGCCGGTGCTGGCGACGTTGGGGGCTTGGCTGTGGGGCTTTCGCGGGGCGGAGTTGGGGATTCTGTTTTTGTACTTCGGTAGCCCGACGGCGGCGGCAAGTTTCGTCATGGCGCGGGCGGCGCAGGGCAATCATGAGCTGGCGGCGGCGATTATTGTGCTGACCACGTTGATGGCGGCGATTACCACCAATGTCGGGATCTTCGTTTTGCAGTGGGGTGGGTGGATTTAA
- the garD gene encoding galactarate dehydratase has product MQLIEHSDSPRYIRLHERDNVVVVVNDQGVPAGTEFADGLVTLDFVPQSHKVTLEDIPEGGQVIRYGQVIGYALQPIHRGSWVKEDQLRMPTAPPLDSLPLSTDVPAAQAPLEGFTFEGYRNADGTVGTRNILGITTTVQCVTGVLDHAVKRIKDELLPKYPHVDDVVALTHSYGCGVAITATDAYIPIRTVRNLARNPNLGGEALVISLGCEKLQAGQVMHEDDASVDLSDPWLYRLQDSSHGFTEMIEQIMQLAEVRLKKLDQRRRETVPASELILGMQCGGSDAFSGITANPALGYASDLLLRAGATVMFSEVTEVRDAIYLLTSRAETKTVAEELVREMDWYDRYLAKGEADRSANTTPGNKKGGLSNIVEKSLGSIVKSGSSAINGVLGPGERFKQKGLIFCATPASDFVCGTLQLAAGMNLHVFTTGRGTPYGLAMAPVVKVSTRTELAQRWPDLIDIDAGRIATGRATIEELGWELFHYYLDVASGKQQTWAEKHKLHNDITLFNPAPIT; this is encoded by the coding sequence ATGCAGTTGATTGAACATTCCGACTCGCCGCGCTACATCCGCCTGCACGAGCGGGACAACGTAGTGGTAGTGGTCAACGATCAGGGCGTGCCGGCCGGCACTGAATTCGCCGATGGCCTAGTGACGCTGGATTTCGTCCCGCAGAGCCACAAGGTCACCCTCGAAGACATTCCCGAGGGCGGCCAGGTGATTCGTTACGGTCAGGTGATTGGCTACGCGTTGCAGCCGATTCACCGTGGCAGTTGGGTCAAGGAAGATCAACTGCGCATGCCGACCGCGCCGCCGCTGGACAGCCTGCCGCTGTCGACCGACGTGCCGGCCGCGCAGGCACCGCTGGAAGGTTTCACCTTCGAGGGGTATCGCAATGCTGACGGCACTGTCGGCACGCGCAATATTCTCGGCATCACCACCACCGTGCAGTGCGTCACCGGCGTGCTCGATCATGCGGTGAAACGCATCAAGGACGAGCTGCTGCCGAAATACCCGCACGTCGATGACGTGGTGGCGCTGACCCACAGTTATGGCTGCGGCGTGGCGATCACCGCCACCGACGCCTACATCCCGATTCGTACCGTGCGCAATCTGGCGCGCAACCCGAATCTGGGTGGCGAAGCGTTGGTGATCAGTCTGGGCTGCGAGAAATTGCAGGCCGGGCAGGTGATGCACGAGGACGATGCATCGGTCGATCTCAGCGATCCGTGGCTGTATCGCCTGCAGGATTCCAGTCACGGTTTCACCGAGATGATCGAACAGATCATGCAACTGGCTGAAGTGCGCCTGAAGAAACTCGACCAGCGCCGCCGCGAAACCGTGCCGGCGTCCGAGTTGATTCTTGGCATGCAATGCGGCGGTAGCGATGCGTTTTCCGGGATCACCGCCAACCCGGCGCTGGGCTATGCCTCGGACTTGTTGTTGCGCGCGGGGGCCACGGTGATGTTTTCCGAAGTCACCGAAGTGCGCGATGCGATTTACCTGCTGACTTCTCGTGCTGAAACCAAGACTGTCGCCGAGGAACTGGTGCGCGAGATGGACTGGTACGACCGTTATCTGGCCAAGGGTGAGGCGGATCGTAGTGCGAATACCACGCCGGGGAACAAGAAGGGCGGGCTGTCGAACATTGTCGAAAAGTCGTTGGGCTCGATCGTCAAATCCGGCAGCAGCGCGATCAACGGCGTGCTCGGTCCGGGCGAGCGGTTCAAGCAGAAGGGTCTGATTTTCTGTGCGACGCCAGCGAGTGATTTTGTCTGCGGCACGTTGCAGTTGGCGGCGGGGATGAACCTGCATGTGTTCACCACCGGGCGTGGCACGCCGTATGGGTTGGCGATGGCGCCAGTGGTGAAAGTCTCGACGCGTACGGAATTGGCGCAGCGCTGGCCGGATCTGATCGACATCGACGCCGGGCGGATTGCCACCGGGCGCGCGACCATCGAGGAATTGGGTTGGGAGTTGTTTCACTACTATCTGGATGTGGCGAGCGGCAAGCAGCAGACGTGGGCGGAGAAGCACAAGCTGCATAACGACATTACGCTGTTCAACCCGGCGCCGATTACCTGA
- a CDS encoding MFS transporter: MQSSKPTHVRYLILLMLFLVTTINYADRATIAIAGSSLQKDLGIDAVTLGYIFSAFGWAYVAGQIPGGWLLDRFGSKKVYALSIFTWSLFTVLQGFVGEFGMSTAIVALFMLRFLVGLAEAPSFPGNARIVAAWFPTAERGTASAIFNSAQYFATVLFAPLMGWIVYSFGWEHVFIVMGVFGIVFSGIWLKVIHSPRQHPMANEAEVQFIADNGGMVDMDVKQGKKTDGPKWDYIRQLLTNRMMLGVYLGQYCINGITYFFLTWFPVYLVQERGMTILKAGFIASLPAICGFIGGVLGGVISDYLLRKGHSLTFARKAPIIAGLLVSSSIVACNYVDVEWMVVGFMALAFFGKGVGALGWAVVSDTSPKQIAGLSGGLFNTFGNIASITTPIVIGYIISSTGSFKWALVFVGANALVAVFSYLVIVGPIKRVVLKEPPTNGGTEATGKLSQAHS; encoded by the coding sequence ATGCAATCGTCCAAGCCGACTCACGTCCGCTATTTGATCCTGCTCATGCTGTTTCTGGTGACCACGATCAACTACGCCGACCGCGCCACGATCGCCATTGCCGGCTCCAGCCTGCAAAAAGATCTGGGCATCGACGCAGTCACCCTCGGCTACATCTTCTCCGCGTTCGGTTGGGCGTACGTCGCCGGGCAAATTCCTGGTGGCTGGTTGCTCGATCGCTTCGGCTCGAAAAAAGTCTATGCCCTGAGCATTTTCACCTGGTCGCTGTTCACCGTGCTGCAAGGCTTTGTCGGTGAGTTCGGCATGTCCACAGCGATTGTTGCGCTGTTCATGCTGCGCTTTCTGGTCGGTCTGGCTGAAGCGCCTTCGTTCCCCGGCAATGCGCGCATCGTTGCCGCATGGTTCCCGACCGCTGAACGCGGTACCGCCTCGGCGATCTTCAACTCGGCGCAATATTTTGCCACCGTGTTGTTCGCGCCGCTGATGGGCTGGATCGTTTACTCCTTCGGCTGGGAACATGTGTTCATTGTCATGGGTGTGTTCGGCATCGTCTTCTCGGGCATCTGGCTGAAGGTTATCCACAGCCCGCGCCAACACCCGATGGCCAACGAAGCGGAAGTGCAGTTCATCGCCGACAACGGCGGCATGGTCGACATGGACGTCAAGCAAGGTAAAAAAACCGACGGCCCGAAATGGGATTACATCCGTCAGTTACTGACCAACCGCATGATGCTCGGTGTTTATCTGGGTCAATACTGCATCAACGGCATCACCTATTTCTTCCTGACCTGGTTCCCGGTGTATCTGGTGCAAGAGCGTGGCATGACCATTCTCAAGGCCGGTTTCATTGCCTCGTTGCCGGCGATCTGCGGCTTCATTGGCGGCGTGCTCGGCGGGGTGATTTCCGATTACCTGTTGCGCAAAGGCCACTCGCTGACCTTCGCCCGCAAAGCACCGATCATCGCTGGTCTGCTGGTGTCGAGCAGCATCGTTGCCTGCAACTATGTCGATGTGGAATGGATGGTGGTCGGCTTCATGGCGTTGGCGTTCTTCGGCAAAGGCGTTGGCGCACTGGGTTGGGCGGTGGTTTCCGACACCTCGCCAAAACAGATCGCCGGTCTGAGCGGTGGCCTGTTCAACACCTTCGGCAACATCGCTTCGATCACCACGCCGATCGTGATTGGCTACATCATCAGCTCCACCGGTTCGTTCAAATGGGCACTGGTGTTCGTTGGTGCCAACGCACTGGTCGCGGTGTTCAGCTATCTGGTCATCGTCGGCCCGATCAAACGTGTGGTACTCAAAGAGCCGCCAACCAACGGCGGTACTGAAGCCACCGGTAAATTGTCTCAAGCGCATTCCTGA
- a CDS encoding aldehyde dehydrogenase family protein yields MTTAKRYDNYINGEWLAGADYSANINPSELSDTIGDYAKADLGQVHAAIDAARAAFPAYSTSGIQARHDSLDKVGTEILARREELGTLLAREEGKTLPEAIGEVTRAGNIFKFFAGECLRLSGDYVPSVRPGVNVEVTREALGVVGLITPWNFPIAIPAWKIAPALAYGNCVVLKPADLVPGCAWALAEIISRAGFPAGVFNLVMGSGRVVGDALVQSPKVDGISFTGSVGVGRQIAVSCVSRQAKVQLEMGGKNPQIILDDADLKQAVELSVQSAFYSTGQRCTASSRLIVTAGIHDQFVEAMAERMKSIKVGHALKSGTDIGPVVSQAQLEQDMKYIDIGQSEGARLVSGGGLVTCDTEGYFLAPTLFADSEASMRISREEIFGPVANIVRVADYDAALAMANDTEFGLSAGIATTSLKYANHFKRHSQAGMVMVNLPTAGVDYHVPFGGRKGSSYGSREQGRYAQEFYTVVKTSYIGS; encoded by the coding sequence GTGACAACTGCAAAACGCTACGACAACTACATCAACGGCGAATGGCTTGCCGGTGCCGACTACTCGGCCAACATCAACCCGTCCGAGCTGAGCGACACCATTGGCGACTACGCCAAGGCTGATCTGGGCCAGGTTCACGCCGCCATCGACGCCGCCCGCGCAGCCTTCCCGGCGTATTCGACGTCGGGCATTCAGGCTCGTCATGATTCGCTGGACAAAGTCGGCACGGAAATCCTCGCCCGTCGCGAAGAGCTTGGCACCTTGCTGGCACGGGAGGAGGGCAAGACCCTGCCCGAAGCCATCGGCGAAGTGACCCGCGCCGGCAATATCTTCAAGTTCTTCGCCGGTGAATGCCTGCGTCTGTCCGGCGACTATGTGCCGTCGGTGCGTCCGGGCGTCAACGTCGAAGTCACCCGTGAAGCGCTCGGCGTGGTCGGTCTGATCACCCCGTGGAACTTCCCGATCGCCATTCCAGCGTGGAAGATTGCTCCGGCGCTGGCCTACGGTAACTGCGTAGTCTTGAAACCGGCCGATCTGGTGCCGGGCTGCGCTTGGGCTCTGGCGGAAATCATCTCCCGCGCAGGCTTCCCGGCCGGCGTGTTCAACCTGGTGATGGGCAGCGGTCGTGTGGTTGGCGATGCCTTGGTGCAGAGCCCGAAAGTCGACGGCATCAGCTTCACCGGTTCGGTCGGCGTTGGCCGGCAGATCGCGGTCAGTTGCGTCTCGCGCCAAGCCAAAGTGCAACTGGAAATGGGCGGCAAGAACCCGCAGATCATTCTCGACGACGCCGACCTCAAGCAAGCGGTCGAGCTGTCGGTGCAGAGCGCGTTCTACTCCACCGGCCAGCGTTGCACAGCGTCGAGCCGTTTGATTGTTACTGCCGGGATTCACGACCAGTTCGTCGAAGCCATGGCCGAGCGCATGAAGTCGATCAAGGTCGGCCACGCGCTGAAATCCGGTACTGATATTGGTCCGGTGGTTTCCCAGGCGCAGCTTGAACAGGACATGAAGTACATCGACATCGGCCAGTCCGAAGGTGCGCGTCTGGTCAGTGGCGGTGGTCTGGTGACCTGTGACACCGAAGGTTACTTTCTCGCGCCAACGCTGTTTGCCGACAGTGAAGCGTCGATGCGCATCAGCCGCGAAGAGATCTTCGGCCCGGTGGCCAACATCGTTCGCGTGGCCGATTACGACGCGGCGCTGGCGATGGCCAACGACACCGAGTTCGGTCTGTCGGCGGGTATCGCTACGACTTCACTGAAGTACGCCAACCACTTCAAACGTCACTCGCAAGCCGGGATGGTCATGGTCAACTTGCCGACCGCTGGCGTCGATTACCACGTTCCGTTCGGTGGCCGTAAGGGTTCATCCTATGGCTCACGTGAGCAAGGCCGCTATGCGCAAGAGTTCTACACGGTCGTGAAGACCAGCTACATCGGCTCCTGA
- the kdgD gene encoding 5-dehydro-4-deoxyglucarate dehydratase: MNPQELKSILSAGLLSFPVTDFNAQGDFNRAGYIKRLEWLAPYGASALFAAGGTGEFFSLAASEYSEIIKTAVDTCATSVPILAGVGGSTRQAIEYAQEAERLGAKGLLLLPHYLTEASQDGVADHVEAVCKSVNIGVVVYNRNVCRLNATLLERLAERCPNLIGYKDGLGDIELMVSIRRRLGDRFSYLGGLPTAEVYAAAYKALGVPVYSSAVFNFIPKTAMDFYHAIAREDHATVGKIIDDFFLPYLDIRNRKAGYAVSIVKAGAKIAGYDAGPVRAPLTDLTREEYEMLAALIDKQGAQ; the protein is encoded by the coding sequence ATGAATCCACAAGAACTGAAGTCCATCCTCTCTGCCGGCCTGCTGTCTTTCCCGGTGACCGATTTCAACGCGCAGGGTGATTTCAACCGCGCGGGCTACATCAAGCGTCTGGAATGGCTGGCCCCGTATGGCGCTTCAGCTCTGTTCGCCGCTGGCGGCACCGGTGAGTTCTTCTCCCTGGCGGCCAGCGAATATTCGGAAATCATCAAGACTGCCGTCGACACCTGCGCCACCAGCGTGCCGATTCTCGCCGGTGTCGGCGGTTCGACCCGCCAGGCCATCGAGTACGCTCAAGAAGCCGAGCGCCTGGGCGCAAAGGGACTGTTGTTGTTGCCGCACTACCTGACCGAAGCGAGCCAGGACGGCGTTGCCGACCACGTTGAAGCAGTGTGCAAATCGGTCAACATCGGCGTGGTCGTCTACAACCGCAACGTTTGCCGCCTCAACGCGACGCTGCTGGAACGTCTGGCCGAGCGCTGCCCGAACCTGATCGGCTACAAGGACGGTCTGGGCGATATCGAATTGATGGTGTCGATCCGTCGCCGCCTCGGTGATCGCTTCAGCTATCTGGGCGGTCTGCCGACCGCCGAAGTCTACGCCGCGGCCTACAAGGCGCTGGGCGTACCGGTGTACTCCTCGGCGGTGTTCAACTTCATCCCGAAAACCGCGATGGATTTCTACCACGCGATCGCTCGTGAAGATCACGCCACCGTCGGCAAGATCATCGATGACTTCTTCCTGCCATACCTCGACATCCGCAACCGCAAGGCCGGTTACGCCGTGAGCATCGTCAAGGCAGGCGCAAAAATCGCCGGCTATGACGCCGGCCCGGTGCGGGCGCCGCTGACTGATCTGACACGTGAAGAGTACGAAATGCTCGCCGCGCTGATCGACAAGCAAGGTGCGCAGTAA